One segment of Planctomycetaceae bacterium DNA contains the following:
- a CDS encoding carbon-nitrogen hydrolase family protein, whose protein sequence is MLPIRSCRLPWLQLTGLVSAVFLSPAIPTSADDAVGVDRDLVKVAAVQIIGYDKGDLPREGFDPAAQMISYIDKAGGDGAQLVVFPEYVLGHIRVPGPETERIAARAKANSIYVIVGCWEEFPDGTFANTALIFGRTGEIVGKYRKTHAAVDHFEGSPPWTKPLSDKSRDWMLQNDPEWVMEAGQDLPVFELDFGKVGIMTCYDGWFPEPPRVMSLKGAELIVWINGRGGSVEDFIVKSTMFQSHVAMITTNQAYGGGTMIADTQQWPARIIARCPDQQEAWISGTINLKQVRQVRASSRNFAQRRPDLYGRLATPEAAVATDSNPK, encoded by the coding sequence ATGTTACCAATTCGCAGTTGTCGATTGCCCTGGCTTCAATTGACCGGTCTTGTTTCAGCTGTGTTCCTGTCGCCGGCAATTCCGACTTCGGCCGACGACGCAGTCGGCGTTGATCGCGATTTGGTAAAAGTCGCCGCCGTGCAGATCATCGGCTACGACAAGGGCGACCTTCCGCGCGAAGGATTCGATCCGGCGGCTCAGATGATTTCGTATATCGACAAGGCCGGAGGCGACGGTGCTCAGTTGGTGGTCTTTCCCGAATACGTGCTCGGTCACATCCGTGTTCCAGGACCGGAAACCGAACGCATTGCCGCCCGCGCGAAGGCGAACTCAATCTATGTCATCGTCGGCTGCTGGGAAGAGTTTCCGGACGGCACGTTCGCCAACACGGCGCTGATTTTCGGCCGCACCGGAGAAATCGTCGGCAAGTACCGCAAGACTCACGCGGCCGTCGATCATTTCGAAGGCAGCCCGCCATGGACAAAGCCGCTTTCGGACAAATCACGAGACTGGATGCTGCAGAACGATCCGGAATGGGTGATGGAAGCCGGTCAGGATCTGCCTGTGTTCGAATTGGATTTCGGAAAAGTGGGCATCATGACGTGCTACGACGGTTGGTTTCCGGAACCTCCGCGAGTGATGTCACTGAAGGGTGCCGAACTGATCGTGTGGATCAACGGCCGGGGCGGTTCGGTCGAAGACTTCATCGTCAAATCGACCATGTTTCAAAGCCACGTCGCGATGATCACCACCAATCAGGCCTACGGCGGCGGCACGATGATCGCGGATACTCAGCAATGGCCGGCTCGCATCATCGCGCGGTGTCCGGATCAGCAGGAAGCCTGGATTTCCGGAACCATCAATCTGAAACAGGTTCGTCAGGTTCGAGCCAGCAGCCGAAACTTCGCGCAGCGCCGACCGGATCTTTACGGGCGGCTTGCAACGCCCGAGGCTGCCGTCGCGACTGACAGTAATCCGAAGTGA
- a CDS encoding RraA family protein: MTRPPEEITLQHVRDHLYSAVICDALDVAGFRNQSPRVPLKAVTTGGMIVGRCRTTLWADMFHSDPRPYDLELKAVDSCQPDDVFIAAAGGSMRSGIWGELLTTAVTNGGCVGAIVDGAVRDVAKIRQMNFPVVARGTCLYDSKDRQRVIDRDVPVEIDGVVFHPGDLVVADDDGVVVIPQRAESEVLRLSWEKAHAENAVRDAIRGGMKAVDAYEKFGVL; encoded by the coding sequence ATGACACGACCGCCGGAAGAAATCACTCTGCAACATGTCCGCGACCATCTGTATTCGGCCGTGATCTGCGATGCTCTGGATGTGGCCGGATTCCGGAACCAGTCTCCGCGCGTGCCGCTGAAGGCCGTTACGACCGGCGGCATGATTGTCGGCCGCTGCCGCACGACTTTGTGGGCCGACATGTTTCACAGCGACCCGCGACCTTACGATCTGGAACTGAAAGCCGTCGACAGTTGTCAGCCGGATGACGTCTTCATTGCCGCGGCCGGCGGTTCCATGCGTTCGGGAATCTGGGGCGAACTGCTGACGACAGCCGTCACGAACGGCGGCTGCGTGGGAGCCATCGTGGATGGTGCCGTGCGCGATGTCGCAAAGATCCGGCAGATGAATTTCCCGGTGGTCGCCCGCGGCACCTGCCTGTACGACAGCAAGGATCGGCAGCGAGTCATCGACCGCGACGTTCCGGTGGAAATCGACGGCGTTGTCTTCCATCCCGGCGATCTGGTCGTCGCCGACGACGATGGTGTCGTCGTAATTCCGCAGCGAGCCGAATCGGAAGTGCTGCGTCTGTCGTGGGAAAAAGCTCACGCCGAAAACGCCGTCCGCGATGCGATCCGCGGCGGCATGAAAGCCGTCGACGCATACGAAAAATTCGGCGTGCTGTAA
- a CDS encoding M81 family metallopeptidase yields the protein MRVGIIALLHESNTFSCQPTTLESFRQNLLLTGELIRAALADAHHEVGGFFAGLAAAGADAVPLIAARALPSGTIRTDDFSQLVEQLLHAVQQAGPLDGDPGRSARRDGE from the coding sequence ATGCGAGTCGGAATCATTGCGCTGCTGCATGAATCGAACACGTTTTCCTGTCAGCCCACAACGCTGGAATCGTTCCGCCAGAACCTGCTGCTGACCGGCGAACTGATTCGTGCCGCTCTGGCGGACGCTCACCACGAAGTCGGAGGCTTCTTTGCCGGACTGGCAGCCGCTGGCGCCGACGCCGTGCCACTGATTGCCGCGCGAGCCCTGCCGTCCGGGACGATTCGTACGGATGATTTTTCGCAGCTTGTTGAACAGTTGCTGCACGCGGTTCAGCAGGCCGGTCCGCTGGACGGGGATCCTGGTCGCTCCGCACGGCGCGACGGTGAGTGA
- a CDS encoding M81 family metallopeptidase has protein sequence MLSCEPTEFFTNSILLGFPYADVAEMGSSVVVVTDGDTPLADRMADDLAATMWNTRDQFRGEFTVAQRLCSSVKEARAAFACWTWEITSAGFGSGRN, from the coding sequence ATGCTCAGTTGCGAGCCGACGGAGTTCTTTACCAACAGCATCCTGCTGGGTTTTCCATACGCGGATGTCGCGGAAATGGGGTCGTCGGTTGTTGTCGTCACTGACGGAGACACGCCGCTGGCCGATCGCATGGCCGACGATCTGGCAGCGACAATGTGGAACACGCGTGACCAGTTCCGCGGCGAATTCACTGTCGCGCAAAGGCTCTGCAGCAGTGTGAAGGAAGCTCGGGCCGCATTTGCCTGCTGGACATGGGAGATAACGTCGGCGGGGTTCGGCAGCGGACGGAACTGA
- a CDS encoding MlrC C-terminal domain-containing protein, producing MGDNVGGVRQRTELKLLAAIHAARVGSRVCMPSIPETVAACEQSGAGTRVTLSVGGKSDDLHGPPIRVEVTVRSLHDGKFREPCAARHGGITDFDQGLTAVCDTDNGLTLMLTSPHGAVQPAAVDQLRCRPQAVSNSW from the coding sequence ATGGGAGATAACGTCGGCGGGGTTCGGCAGCGGACGGAACTGAAACTTCTCGCCGCGATTCACGCCGCGCGCGTCGGCTCCCGCGTCTGCATGCCTTCGATCCCGGAAACAGTCGCCGCTTGTGAACAGTCGGGTGCAGGAACTCGCGTGACGCTCAGTGTCGGAGGCAAGTCGGATGATCTGCACGGACCGCCGATCCGGGTCGAAGTCACTGTCCGATCGCTGCACGACGGAAAGTTCCGCGAACCCTGCGCCGCGCGTCATGGCGGAATCACGGACTTCGACCAGGGACTCACAGCCGTCTGCGACACGGACAACGGCCTGACGCTGATGCTGACATCGCCGCATGGTGCCGTTCAGCCTGCAGCAGTTGATCAGTTGCGATGTCGACCCCAGGCAGTTTCGAATTCCTGGTAG
- a CDS encoding MFS transporter: MSDRNPASADSAGHDNPHVASDTLTSVTTTNVRFQVVGVTTLAAVMLYLDRVCIAEIAKLQEFTSALTLTEKQTGAVLSAFFFTYALAQVPAGWLSDRFGARLMLPAYIAIWSVCTMLTGLANGFVVLIAARMLFGLAQAGCYPTASSLVKRWISLPNRGTASGIVSFGGRVGGAIAPILTAFLLADVVGWRMVLVIYGLAGFVVAAAFRFVVRDRPAEHPDCNEVEQNLITQFDTDATDTGRPPFPPLLPLVRSPTMWLMCMVQYGINIGWVFLVTWLPKYLQDVKHVDAKVGGLMSTTVLCAGIVGMLSGGPITDRAVRVLGRRWGRSLPVVASYVLAVSAYLSCLYLESAWAFIAAASLVAFATDLSVPAIWAYMQDVGGRNTAAVFGWGNMWGNLGAATTPLLVPIVLEQWDTNGDWHEAFLLFACGFTSSPASPPWASTPTGKWNELGFGFDWKQRASPVLIAQPRHVRAGGSHRVDSDECVADFSIRGDEAR; encoded by the coding sequence ATGAGTGATCGCAACCCCGCCAGCGCAGATTCAGCTGGTCACGACAACCCACACGTTGCATCCGACACACTGACTTCCGTCACAACCACGAACGTGCGTTTTCAGGTTGTAGGTGTCACCACACTCGCGGCGGTGATGCTGTACCTGGATCGAGTGTGCATCGCCGAAATCGCCAAGCTGCAGGAATTTACTTCGGCGCTGACGCTGACCGAAAAGCAAACCGGGGCCGTGCTGTCTGCCTTCTTCTTCACCTACGCACTCGCTCAGGTACCCGCCGGCTGGCTATCCGACCGCTTCGGCGCGCGGCTGATGCTGCCTGCTTACATCGCGATCTGGTCGGTCTGCACGATGCTGACCGGACTGGCCAACGGGTTTGTTGTCCTGATCGCGGCCCGGATGCTGTTCGGACTCGCTCAGGCCGGCTGCTATCCAACCGCCAGCAGTCTGGTGAAACGCTGGATCTCACTGCCGAATCGTGGAACGGCCAGCGGCATCGTTTCGTTCGGCGGGCGAGTCGGCGGCGCTATAGCTCCGATCCTGACAGCCTTCCTGCTGGCTGATGTGGTCGGATGGCGCATGGTGCTGGTGATTTATGGACTGGCCGGATTTGTCGTCGCGGCGGCATTTCGATTCGTCGTTCGTGACCGACCGGCGGAACATCCGGACTGCAATGAAGTAGAGCAGAACCTGATCACACAATTCGACACGGACGCGACCGACACCGGACGTCCACCGTTTCCGCCGCTGCTGCCGCTGGTCAGAAGTCCCACGATGTGGCTGATGTGCATGGTGCAATACGGCATCAACATCGGCTGGGTGTTTCTGGTGACGTGGCTGCCGAAGTATCTGCAGGACGTCAAGCACGTCGACGCGAAAGTCGGCGGCCTGATGTCGACAACCGTGCTGTGCGCGGGCATCGTGGGAATGCTGTCCGGCGGTCCGATCACCGACCGCGCCGTCAGAGTTCTCGGTCGCCGGTGGGGACGATCTCTGCCGGTCGTCGCCAGCTACGTGCTGGCGGTCTCCGCGTATTTGTCGTGCCTGTACCTGGAATCCGCCTGGGCATTCATCGCCGCGGCTTCTCTGGTTGCATTCGCCACAGACCTGAGCGTTCCGGCGATCTGGGCCTACATGCAGGACGTCGGCGGCAGAAACACGGCCGCTGTCTTTGGCTGGGGCAACATGTGGGGCAATTTGGGAGCCGCCACGACGCCGCTGTTGGTCCCGATTGTGCTGGAACAGTGGGACACCAACGGCGACTGGCACGAAGCCTTCCTGCTGTTCGCCTGCGGCTTCACATCCTCGCCGGCCTCGCCGCCCTGGGCCTCAACGCCGACCGGAAAGTGGAATGAACTCGGTTTCGGGTTCGATTGGAAACAGCGGGCGTCGCCGGTGTTGATAGCTCAGCCGCGACATGTCCGCGCAGGTGGATCCCATCGTGTTGACTCGGATGAATGTGTCGCAGACTTCTCGATACGCGGCGATGAGGCGCGTTGA